ATTTTGTTATCTTTCCTTCTAGAAAATCAGGAACACTTTGATACAATGCCCCGTAGTTTTCAACTAATTTATAGGTTTTTTCCTCTAGCTCTTCTTGAAATTTCATTCCTGAAAATAACTCTGTTCCAAATTCATCTTCCTTTATTCCCACTACAAGAGCTGAATTTGAAAATTTCCCATCTCTTTGAGAGTAGCTCATCCCGTTAACTAAAGTTCCATTAGGATTAGAGGCTGCATTTACTATTACCCCACCTGGACACATGCAAAAAGAAAAAGTTCCCCTGTTTTCTTCTTTATTATTATATGTGAAATTATAAGTTGCTGCACCTAGTCTCTGATCTCCTGCAAATTTACCAAATTGCATTTTATCAATATCTTTTCTTAAATGTTCTATTCTAGCTCCAATAGCAAAAGCTTTATTTTCCATTGCTACTTTATGTTTATTTAGCATCCTATATGTATCTCTAGAAGAATGCCCTATTCCTAAAATAATACTATCTATTTCTAAGGTTTCTATTTCATTTTTATCATTTTTTATTATTGCTTTTCTAACTTTTCCATCTGTAATTACAATATCTGTTAATTCGTTTCTAAAATAAAAAACTCCCCCTAATGAAATTATTTTTTCTCGAAGATTTTTAATGATAACTTTTAATCTATCAGTTCCAATATGAGGTTTGTTTTCCCAAAAAATTTTACTATCTGCTCCACATTCTATAAATTCTAAAAAAACTTTATCAATATATGGACTTTTAATTCTAGTGTTAAGTTTTCCGTCTGAATATGTTCCTGCTCCACCTTCTCCAAACTGAATGTTAGAATTTTTGTCTAATTTTCCTTCGCTTATAAATTTATTTATTGTTTTATCCCTATTATCTATATCTTCTCCTCTATCTATTATAATAGGCTTATAACCGTGTTCTGCTAATCTTAATGCTGCAAATAACCCAGAAGGCCCTGCACCTATAATTAAGATTTTTGTATCCTTATTAATAGCTACTTTTCTTTCAATCTTCTTATCTTTCACAATAGAAGCATTTTTTAATTTTTTTAAATCTATCTCATTTATTAATTCAACTTGTATATTATAGACAAATTTTATATTGCTTTTTTTTCTTGCATCAATTGATTTTTTAATTATTTTATAACTTTTTATGTTATTTTTTCCTATTCCACTTTTTATTAACTCTTTTTTTATTTCTTCTTCTTGATCTTTTTCAAAAAATACTGTTATATTATTTATATTTACTTTCAATAAATCACCTCAAAAAAATTATACCATATTCTTATTTTTATTTCTTAGTTAATTTAGCTATAAAAAATGCACCTAAAATCTTAGATAAATTAGATTTTAGGTGCTCTAGAAAACTGGTATTTTTTTTATATTTTAAGTACTATTTTTTTCTCCAAATTTTCATTTTTTTAGCTGCTTCTATTAGTTCTTCTCTAAATTGAGGATGAGCTATTCCAATTAATGCCTCTGCTCTTTCCCAAGTTGTTTTTCCTTTTAAATTTACTTTTCCATACTCAGTAACTATAAATTGTACGTTGTCCCTTGTATCAGTTACAATGGAACCTTTATCTAAAAGAGGTTTAATTCTTGAACATAAGTTTCCTGCTTTATCTTTGAATGTTGAAGATAAACAAATTATACTTTTTCCACCCTTTGATAAATATGAACCTAATACAAAGTCAAGTTGACCACCTGCACCACTTATATGCTTAGTTCCTGCACT
This genomic stretch from Fusobacterium sp. IOR10 harbors:
- a CDS encoding NAD(P)/FAD-dependent oxidoreductase — its product is MKVNINNITVFFEKDQEEEIKKELIKSGIGKNNIKSYKIIKKSIDARKKSNIKFVYNIQVELINEIDLKKLKNASIVKDKKIERKVAINKDTKILIIGAGPSGLFAALRLAEHGYKPIIIDRGEDIDNRDKTINKFISEGKLDKNSNIQFGEGGAGTYSDGKLNTRIKSPYIDKVFLEFIECGADSKIFWENKPHIGTDRLKVIIKNLREKIISLGGVFYFRNELTDIVITDGKVRKAIIKNDKNEIETLEIDSIILGIGHSSRDTYRMLNKHKVAMENKAFAIGARIEHLRKDIDKMQFGKFAGDQRLGAATYNFTYNNKEENRGTFSFCMCPGGVIVNAASNPNGTLVNGMSYSQRDGKFSNSALVVGIKEDEFGTELFSGMKFQEELEEKTYKLVENYGALYQSVPDFLEGKITKSQIETSYKMKKVSYDLNKLFPEVITRNMKKALLHWGKQSKIFISKGANLIAPETRTSSPVRILRNEKGESINIKGLYPIGEGAGYAGGIMSAAVDGIRIVELSFLKEV